The proteins below come from a single Amphiura filiformis chromosome 15, Afil_fr2py, whole genome shotgun sequence genomic window:
- the LOC140171400 gene encoding visual pigment-like receptor peropsin isoform X4 has protein sequence MSTLTMDSPLSPGEYFTMGLFLTAEGILGVLCCGVVLMSFLGNNNRMSPSRSSLVISLALADMGIAIICPFAASASFTESWSFGETGCQTYALFGMTFGIASVTNLAALTLDVYRETQGQPAKSNRLLVMAIWVNALFWGVAPLNPIQWGRYTLEPYGTGCLLDFESRDIMDLSYLFVMTVVCFVIPVCAMLYCAVNVKSCMVMTLSLLLYWGVYGIVAVAAGVGSASNVPIRLYALAPVIAKLAPIGNTILVHWTNQQTSTIGKATKEE, from the exons GCATCTTGGGTGTGTTATGTTGTGGTGTTGTTTTGATGTCATTCTTGGGAAACAACAACAGGATGAGTCCTTCACGGTCATCATTGGTTATCAGTTTGGCTCTGGCTGATATGG GTATTGCAATAATATGCCCATTCGCTGCCAGTGCAAGTTTTACAGAGTCTTGGTCTTTTGGAGAGACGGGGTGTCAAACCTATGCGTTATTTGGTATGACGTTTGGGATTGCAAGTGTGACAAATTTGGCAGCACTTACTCTGGACGTCTACCGCGAAACTCAAG GACAACCCGCCAAATCTAACCGCTTATTGGTGATGGCAATATGGGTCAACGCCTTGTTTTGGGGAGTAGCACCACTTAATCCTATTCAGTGGGGGCGCTATACCTTGGAGCCATATGGTACCGGGTGTCTTTTGGATTTCGAGAGTCGTGATATCATGGATCTGTCATATCTTTTTGTCATGACGGTTGTATGTTTTGTTATACCAGTGTGTGCTATGCTGTACTGCGCCGTTAACGTTAAG AGTTGTATGGTGATGACTCTGAGCCTATTGTTGTACTGGGGTGTTTATGGTATCGTCGCTGTCGCAGCCGGTGTTGGTTCTGCGAGTAATGTACCTATACGTCTTTATGCCTTGGCACCCGTTATCGCCAAACTTGCACCAATAGGAAACACTATTCTGGttcattggaccaatcagcagaCGTCTACAATAGGAAAGGCAACCAAAGAAGAATAA
- the LOC140171400 gene encoding visual pigment-like receptor peropsin isoform X2, whose translation MSTLTMDSPLSPGEYFTMGLFLTAEGILGVLCCGVVLMSFLGNNNRMSPSRSSLVISLALADMGIAIICPFAASASFTESWSFGETGCQTYALFGMTFGIASVTNLAALTLDVYRETQGQPAKSNRLLVMAIWVNALFWGVAPLNPIQWGRYTLEPYGTGCLLDFESRDIMDLSYLFVMTVVCFVIPVCAMLYCAVNVKSCMVMTLSLLLYWGVYGIVAVAAGVGSASNVPIRLYALAPVIAKLAPIGNTILVHWTNQQTSTIGKATKEE comes from the exons ATGAGCACTCTTACAATGGATTCTCCTCTCTCACCCGGGGAATATTTCACAATGGGGTTGTTTCTTACAGCAGaag GCATCTTGGGTGTGTTATGTTGTGGTGTTGTTTTGATGTCATTCTTGGGAAACAACAACAGGATGAGTCCTTCACGGTCATCATTGGTTATCAGTTTGGCTCTGGCTGATATGG GTATTGCAATAATATGCCCATTCGCTGCCAGTGCAAGTTTTACAGAGTCTTGGTCTTTTGGAGAGACGGGGTGTCAAACCTATGCGTTATTTGGTATGACGTTTGGGATTGCAAGTGTGACAAATTTGGCAGCACTTACTCTGGACGTCTACCGCGAAACTCAAG GACAACCCGCCAAATCTAACCGCTTATTGGTGATGGCAATATGGGTCAACGCCTTGTTTTGGGGAGTAGCACCACTTAATCCTATTCAGTGGGGGCGCTATACCTTGGAGCCATATGGTACCGGGTGTCTTTTGGATTTCGAGAGTCGTGATATCATGGATCTGTCATATCTTTTTGTCATGACGGTTGTATGTTTTGTTATACCAGTGTGTGCTATGCTGTACTGCGCCGTTAACGTTAAG AGTTGTATGGTGATGACTCTGAGCCTATTGTTGTACTGGGGTGTTTATGGTATCGTCGCTGTCGCAGCCGGTGTTGGTTCTGCGAGTAATGTACCTATACGTCTTTATGCCTTGGCACCCGTTATCGCCAAACTTGCACCAATAGGAAACACTATTCTGGttcattggaccaatcagcagaCGTCTACAATAGGAAAGGCAACCAAAGAAGAATAA
- the LOC140171399 gene encoding uncharacterized protein — MTAVILTELASVEIFSGYDRKKIWRRVFAGAMYAKYAGGSGVAPYFSNNCPYDLDEVFKDCNDPLDGDGLLSTLATPTVAMWQELIDFSDIKLQFPELVQEFSIFANALQILSASSGGETDSGRTIQVPGLSTVTFLSYIISVGGSTACAEPPNLKLSDAAYNEFKAGRLSCGEFYGGLRACSTDSGESFVVMNGLVFEYQEGKVSVVKDVRSSPPDNIKEERITDIQFGLCAAAARLNYVLQSNDKDNPARKVMQGFLLWLADILSSENQSQELCALQARAIYLAKVTASPCNAGVPIPYLKYDAYKDVVTNVQNVLETASLKLTDFQNQIRARKAEEREIERQDEINQNIINSGKLLEEYISAQADYQKDIAAMYSQIIDDKKKELDQALSQMDEMNAKLSEQRTVVEDSIERYKEAVKEWVNEQMIKACFDICISLFTLGFAFITPSGSIEALESLGRTVQKIQKAVDILDAVIKTYKKFEELPDDPQQVIDALDAAGLDGLDMPTALEWDEMEVQMEATLATGPDISEKNDVSAAFAVLVLRGKNLIQCQDTVQQICADLSGAEQQLELAKMQEERLEDLKVDLSAKPEDLDVANIDLVGLSGQLIFFQRQMLMTLANTIVLQDRALQYEYLRPPTPIGSFTLLNLQQTILKQSMSINDGLNVQPTPSEVKFPIIYEVQGVKAESITNNNWYNFDIALNKREFMSYNYVRVTGVEVEIGGISSTNSGKYYTELYFDGVPFYDRGFDREMLTFQTTSRFYTGLQNVDTSSHEYIPKRAKPTDFDNKISNITPFSTWRVSLPSTAPSNEGIVFDDDSRGVTIRLVFHIYAQLKETKYVNANDARNWQRSRQLLLRRPYMERKKAKKETATMPGGSRKKQRPYMQQVKDVKQKVAMLRGRKRKTSCQGTEKHHLPSARALSASDAMSTAEVLSLMSGKSVCSGWDVVFSMTAEQVNEQLRLQYEDREGQPEFLREIKYTEEGVSPDGYPTFLTLDFTLDCPLLQFNLNNSDYCRVFMYVLSGHYKYTMEIEGNPITITSYDIEASDESYIQGDVALASMEGHIDSQHDVTVNLREGAFSPKISKPE; from the exons ATGACAGCGGTAATATTAACCGAACTGGCCTCAGTGGAAATCTTCTCAGGATATGATCGCAAGAAAATCTGGCGCCGGGTCTTCGCGGGAGCTATGTATGCTAAATACGCTGGTGGTTCAGGTGTGGCTCCATACTTCAGCAACAACTGTCCATACGATCTCGACGAGGTGTTCAAAGACTGCAACGATCCTCTAGATGGAGACGGTCTACTTTCCACTCTTGCAACTCCCACTGTTGCTATGTGGCAAGAACTTATTGATTTCAGCGACATCAAATTGCAGTTTCCTGAGTTAGTGCAAGAGTTCAGCATCTTTGCAAATGCTCTTCAG ATCCTGTCTGCTTCAAGTGGAGGTGAGACTGACAGTGGCAGAACTATCCAGGTTCCTGGGTTGTCAACGGTCACCTTTTTGTCCTACATCATATCAGTTGGAGGAAGCACTGCTTGCGCAGAACCACCCAATCTGAAGCTTAGCGATGCAGCTTACAACGAATTCAAAGCCGGGCGACTGTCTTGCGGTGAATTCTATGGAGGACTACGAGCTTGTAGTACTGACAGTGGGGAGTCGTTTGTCGTCATGAATGGCTTGGTATTCGAATACCAAGAGGGTAAGGTATCAGTCGTGAAAGATGTGCGTAGCTCTCCGCCAGATAACATCAAAGAAGAGCGCATTACTGATATTCAGTTTGGACTTTGCGCTGCAGCAGCTCGCCTGAATTATGTGTTGCAATCAAACGACAAAGATAATCCAGCGCGAAAGGTAATGCAGGGTTTTCTACTTTGGTTAGCTGATATATTAAGTAGTGAGAATCAGTCCCAAGAATTATGTGCCCTTCAAGCAAGAGCAATATACCTTGCAAAAGTGACAGCAAGCCCATGTAATGCTGGCGTGCCCATACCATATCTCAAGTACGATGCTTACAAAGATGTTGTCACCAATGTTCAGAACGTCCTCGAGACAGCATCTCTTAAGCTGACAGACTTCCAAAATCAGATCCGAGCCAGAAAAGCAGAAGAGCGGGAAATTGAGCGACAAGATGAGATAAACCAGAACATCATCAATTCAGGTAAACTCTTAGAAGAGTACATCAGTGCCCAAGCAGATTATCAGAAAGACATAGCAGCAATGTATTCTCAAATCATTGACGATAAGAAGAAGGAGTTGGATCAAGCTCTCAGCCAAATGGATGAGATGAATGCTAAACTATCTGAACAACGTACAGTAGTTGAAGACAGTATTGAGAGGTACAAAGAGGCAGTTAAAGAATGGGTGAATGAACAAATGATCAAGGCATGTTTCGACATTTGCATAAGCCTCTTTACATTGGGGTTTGCCTTTATCACTCCATCTGGTTCCATTGAGGCACTGGAATCTCTCGGTAGAACAGTGCAGAAAATACAAAAGGCTGTAGATATCCTCGATGCTGTAATCAAGACCTACAAAAAATTTGAGGAATTACCGGACGATCCACAACAGGTTATCGACGCTTTAGATGCTGCTGGACTCGATGGATTAGATATGCCTACTGCACTCGAATGGGATGAAATGGAGGTACAAATGGAAGCTACTCTCGCTACTGGACCCGACATAAGTGAGAAGAACGATGTTTCTGCTGCCTTCGCTGTGTTGGTTCTTCGAGGAAAAAATCTCATTCAATGTCAAGATACAGTGCAACAAATTTGTGCAGATTTGTCTGGAGCCGAACAACAGCTTGAACTTGCTAAGATGCAAGAAGAACGTCTGGAAGACTTGAAGGTGGATTTAAGCGCAAAACCGGAAGATCTTGATGTCGCCAATATCGATCTGGTTGGGCTCTCTGGACAACTGATTTTCTTCCAGCGGCAGATGTTGATGACACTTGCCAACACCATCGTTCTACAGGACAGGGCTTTACAGTATGAGTATCTCCGACCTCCAACACCAATCGGTTCCTTTACTTTGCTGAACTTACAACAGACCATTTTGAAGCAATCGATGAGCATCAACGACGGTCTGAATGTTCAGCCGACACCGAGCGAAGTCAAGTTTCCAATCATATACGAAGTTCAGGGAGTAAAAGCAGAGAGCATCACCAACAACAATTGGTACAACTTTGACATTGCGTTAAACAAGCGCGAGTTTATGTCGTACAATTACGTCCGTGTAACTGGCGTGGAAGTTGAGATAGGTGGAATCTCGTCAACAAATAGTGGCAAATACTACACGGAGCTGTATTTCGATGGAGTTCCTTTCTACGACCGAGGCTTTGACAGAGAGATGCTAACATTCCAAACAACTTCACGATTCTACACTGGCCTACAGAACGTAGACACTAGCAGCCATGAATATATACCAAAACGAGCAAAACCAACAGATTTTGATAACAAGATCTCCAATATCACTCCGTTTTCTACATGGCGTGTAAGTCTTCCTTCGACAGCTCCCAGCAATGAAGGCATCGTGTTTGATGACGATTCACGAGGTGTGACTATTCGTCTTGTTTTTCACATCTATGCACAGCTAAAAGAAACGAAGTATGTAAATGCTAATGATGCGCGAAACTGGCAGAGGTCTCGTCAGCTTCTTCTCCGAAGACCGTACATGGAACGAAAGAAAGCCAAAAAGGAGACTGCGACAATGCCTGGTGGATCTAGAAAGAAGCAACGACCGTACATGCAACAAGTGAAAGATGTGAAACAAAAGGTGGCAATGCTAAGAGGAAGGAAACGAAAGACCAGTTGTCAAGGGACAGAAAAGCATCATCTACCTTCAGCAAGGGCACTATCTGCTTCTGATGCGATGAGCACAGCAGAGGTTCTGAGCTTGATGTCTGGCAAGAGTGTATGCAGCGGCTGGGATGTGGTCTTCTCAATGACAGCCGAACAAGTGAATGAACAGCTACGATTGCAGTATGAAGATCGTGAAGGAcagccagaatttctgagagaGATCAAATATACGGAAGAAGGAGTTTCCCCTGACGGATATCCAACGTTTTTAACACTCGATTTCACTCTGGATTGCCCCCTACTTCAATTCAACCTCAACAACAGCGACTACTGCCGCGTATTCATGTACGTGCTGTCTGGTCATTACAAGTATACCATGGAAATCGAAGGCAATCCGATTACTATCACATCTTACGATATTGAAGCGTCCGATGAAAGTTACATTCAAGGTGATGTTGCTTTGGCAAGCATGGAAGGACACATCGATTCCCAGCATGATGTCACAGTCAACTTACGGGAAGGGGCATTCTCACCGAAAATTTCGAAACCGGAATAG